Genomic segment of Mycolicibacterium sarraceniae:
TCTGGGAACGTCCGCACCGCAAGGACACTGACTACCGGGTGCCGGTCGCCGACGTGGAAGACACGATCCGGCAGGCGTGCCGGCGCTGGCAGGTCGTGGAGATCATCGCCGACCCGTTTCGCTGGACGCGCACCCTGCAAGCCCTGGAGGCTGAGAAGCTGCCCGTGGTTGAGTTCCCGCACTCGCCGGCGCGGCTCACCGCGGCCACCACCGACCTCTACAGCGCCGCGGTCAACGGCCGGATGTCGCACTCCGGCGACCCGCGCCTGGCCGCGCATGTCGGGGCCGCGGTGATCGTCGAGGACGCCCGCGGCCTGCGACTGGCCAAACGATCCCGGTCCCGTACCGCACCCAAGATTGACCTGGCCGCCTGCCTGGTCATGGCTCACAGTCGCGCCACCTGGCGTGCAACTCACCGAAACCGTAAGAGAGCAAGGAGTTTTGCATCATGACCACCCAAACCGAACTACTGACCGATCTCATGCAGCGGCTCGATGCACCGGCCGCCCGCTACGCCGACCTGGACCGCTACTACACAGGCAAACAGCCCTTGGCATTCTTGAGCCCAGAAGCAAAGACTGCGCTGGGCAACAGGTTCGGCGTGATGGCCAGCAATATCCCGCGATTGAGTGTGACTGCGCTCGCTGAGCGCCTGCGCATCACCGGCTTCTCGGGCGACGCGGAGTTGTGGGCCGACTGGGTGCGCAACGACCTCGACCAAACCTCTGGCGTCGCCCACCGCGAGGCCCTGTTGCTCGGCGACTCCTACGTGATCGTGTGGGCCGACCAGTTCGGCAATCCCAACGTCACCGTCGAGTCAGCGAAACAGGTTGCCGTGCTGACCGATCCGGGCACCCGCCAGACCGTCGCCGCGGTGAAGCGGTGGGAGGACACCCGCGCCAAAACCACCGAAGCCGTCATGTACCTGCCCGACCGCATCATTCGGCTACGCGCCAACCAGGCCGGCGCAACCTCGACGGGATTTCAGACCGTCGATGAGATCGCCAATCCGCTCGGTGTGGTCCCGGTGGTGAACCTGCGCAACACCGACCGGATCATCGGCGACTGGGGTAGTTCCGAGATCGACGACCTCAAACCGCTCGTCGATGCCCTGAACAAGTCCCTGGCCGACATGATGGTCACCAGCGAGTACGTCGGCCGGCCCCGGCGCTGGGCCACCGGCATCGAGCTGACCGAGGAACCCGTGCTCGACGACGACGGCAACCCCGTCCTCGATGAGGACGACCAGCCGGTGATGACCGAGGTCAACCC
This window contains:
- a CDS encoding phage portal protein: MTTQTELLTDLMQRLDAPAARYADLDRYYTGKQPLAFLSPEAKTALGNRFGVMASNIPRLSVTALAERLRITGFSGDAELWADWVRNDLDQTSGVAHREALLLGDSYVIVWADQFGNPNVTVESAKQVAVLTDPGTRQTVAAVKRWEDTRAKTTEAVMYLPDRIIRLRANQAGATSTGFQTVDEIANPLGVVPVVNLRNTDRIIGDWGSSEIDDLKPLVDALNKSLADMMVTSEYVGRPRRWATGIELTEEPVLDDDGNPVLDEDDQPVMTEVNPIPEGNRAMISENDAAKFGQLAAADLAGYEASVRVILGQIMAVSTLPAHYVGVFTDNPASADALRAAEASLTARAEARQATFGRAWEQVARLIVAVRDGRDPNLIDDIRVQWADAATRSVAQEADAVVKLYSAGLLPASYALGKLGYSDDQIAEIRTARTQDSPTSTTGVGVGA